A genomic window from Ignavibacteria bacterium includes:
- a CDS encoding T9SS type A sorting domain-containing protein: MKKIILFIFIILIFKLDSFGGWEVIYPGLNIYGSYYKDIAFFNDQTGWLLTQSDVRKTTNGAQTWIKYDLSRGYYTSMTCAQFLNKDTGWVLVGKFLNFTTNSGANWTIMDSSTSNIKSMHFLDINNGWACGSSGSVYKTTNGGKNWLSINTGTSNNLNAVSFADNNFGVCGGDWGTIIWTTNGGLNWNNFTDSYINFFTNVKCFNNQTCIVTGTGSILYRTTNRGASWQPHFTNLLIQNTIELDPANNGYIFGSPNSFIRTANSGSTWETITSVSLFSRLYSASITPSNTFWCAADSGIIFRSSTNGNNWDIAYREYITQENLKSVYFVNQSTGLAAGTHGIMLRTTNGGINWNSQFLGTDKTFNSIQFVNSETGYAAGGESYSFGIVYKTTNSGISWQQVYRDSLQLVSVHFINPSTGWSAANSRAIIKTTDAGNNWSKSIITTTQPLNNIYDIFFINENTGFIGSTGMYKTTDGGINWYRVLVYITQSIQFIGNSGFAITNAAGNFMKSTNTGENWVSYPTGGSYRGDVFFINTETGWVNTPNIIRKTTNGGINWAVQNTDLNSISANALFFINENIGWAAGNYGGIMRTTNGGIGISTISTEIPRQFNLYQNYPNPFNPVTKIRFSIPSTLENRQSVSLKIYDILGKKIVVLVNENLLPGTYETEWNASNYSSGIYFYSLITDNFTQTRKMVLIK, translated from the coding sequence ATGAAAAAAATAATACTGTTTATTTTTATAATTCTTATCTTCAAACTGGATTCATTTGGCGGCTGGGAAGTAATTTATCCCGGTTTGAATATTTACGGATCATATTATAAGGATATAGCGTTTTTCAATGATCAGACCGGATGGCTGTTAACACAATCAGATGTAAGAAAAACCACAAACGGCGCTCAGACCTGGATAAAGTATGACCTTTCAAGGGGCTATTACACATCAATGACCTGCGCCCAGTTTCTCAATAAAGATACAGGCTGGGTATTAGTCGGCAAATTCCTGAACTTTACAACAAATAGCGGAGCAAACTGGACGATAATGGATTCTTCTACTTCTAATATCAAAAGTATGCATTTTCTTGATATCAATAACGGCTGGGCATGTGGCAGCAGCGGTTCAGTTTATAAAACCACAAATGGAGGAAAAAACTGGTTAAGTATAAATACGGGCACATCAAACAATTTAAATGCTGTTTCATTTGCAGATAATAACTTTGGAGTTTGCGGGGGTGATTGGGGCACTATTATATGGACAACAAATGGTGGATTGAATTGGAATAATTTTACAGATAGTTATATTAATTTCTTTACAAATGTAAAATGTTTCAATAACCAAACCTGCATCGTTACAGGTACAGGAAGCATTTTATACCGGACAACCAATCGCGGAGCATCATGGCAGCCTCATTTTACAAATTTATTAATACAGAATACTATTGAGCTTGATCCAGCAAACAACGGTTATATTTTCGGTTCTCCGAATTCTTTTATAAGAACGGCAAATTCAGGAAGTACGTGGGAAACGATTACTTCCGTGAGCTTGTTTTCCCGGTTATATTCAGCTTCAATCACACCATCAAATACATTCTGGTGTGCAGCAGATAGCGGTATTATATTCAGATCATCCACTAACGGTAACAATTGGGATATAGCTTACAGGGAATACATTACCCAGGAAAATTTAAAATCAGTATACTTTGTAAATCAGTCAACTGGTTTAGCAGCTGGTACACACGGAATAATGCTTCGAACAACCAATGGCGGAATCAACTGGAACAGTCAGTTCCTTGGTACAGATAAAACATTTAATTCAATTCAGTTCGTTAATTCAGAAACAGGATATGCAGCAGGGGGTGAAAGCTATAGCTTTGGTATAGTTTATAAAACTACAAATTCCGGCATCAGCTGGCAGCAGGTTTACCGTGATTCACTGCAGTTGGTTTCAGTACATTTTATAAATCCATCAACAGGATGGAGCGCAGCCAACAGCAGGGCAATAATTAAAACCACGGATGCAGGAAATAACTGGAGTAAATCCATTATAACAACAACTCAACCCCTAAATAATATTTATGATATTTTTTTTATTAATGAAAACACCGGGTTTATAGGAAGTACCGGAATGTATAAAACAACTGACGGTGGTATAAACTGGTACAGGGTACTTGTTTATATTACACAATCCATCCAGTTTATTGGGAATAGCGGTTTTGCAATTACTAATGCAGCAGGAAATTTCATGAAATCAACAAACACCGGCGAAAACTGGGTGTCATATCCAACCGGAGGAAGTTACAGAGGAGACGTATTTTTCATTAATACTGAAACAGGCTGGGTTAATACACCGAATATTATCCGTAAGACTACTAATGGAGGTATTAACTGGGCTGTACAAAACACTGACTTAAACTCAATTTCTGCCAACGCATTATTTTTTATTAATGAAAATATTGGCTGGGCTGCAGGCAATTATGGCGGTATAATGCGAACAACTAACGGCGGCATAGGAATTTCAACTATTTCAACGGAAATTCCCAGGCAGTTCAATTTGTACCAGAATTATCCTAACCCATTTAATCCGGTAACAAAGATAAGATTCAGTATTCCCTCTACTCTGGAGAACCGGCAATCAGTCTCGCTGAAAATATACGACATTCTCGGCAAAAAAATCGTCGTGCTGGTAAACGAAAATCTGCTACCCGGAACTTATGAAACTGAATGGAATGCCTCAAATTATTCAAGCGGTATATATTTTTACAGTCTAATAACTGATAACTTCACCCAAACCAGAAAGATGGTATTAATAAAATGA
- a CDS encoding T9SS type A sorting domain-containing protein, whose product MKTLILFIALSYSVYGQSLAPAQSIFMQGNNINSVFRTDGYFNYDKVTFLNGNGGFLWPVTSPIRMSAIFTTGIWIGTKAGPQRELRLAASTYNSHYSPGNIPVIGQVPPSSVCTDPSWRGYYVHLNDPALFNGGTRYKMAGGRQYTFNYDSWASWPVQKGAPYVEVNGIPGYQPAWNGDRPGIGNGMSARPEEILFMVFMDYTNCTDSIHTSEMSLPGGSKPLGVEIQQIVFNFNCFPLRDMYFVKYRIINKSSLVWDSTYIGICSDTDLGDAGDDVTGCDTTRNMGFVYNYDNNDPIYGTNPPAVGIRLLQSPLRFTGSNSDTVKLPYDTLIGYKSIGMSSHMSFKNNGPCYSDPSDAVTAYNLLSGFNGCGEQLINWVTGQPTKFLYSGNACQRTGWYDSNSQDVKNFIGSGPYIMNSGDTQIVMTSFMITHEGGNNLQNVCALQTLSDTALSNYYRDFSNCIPIGIEPISSEIPQKFELAQNYPNPFNPVTKFRFSIPLSRGVDGIAGRGVLLKIYDVLGKEISVLVNEQLKPGIYEIDWNAENIPSGVYFYSLITNEFTQTKKMVVVK is encoded by the coding sequence ATGAAAACTTTAATATTATTTATTGCTCTTAGCTATTCTGTTTATGGACAGTCACTCGCTCCGGCGCAAAGCATATTTATGCAGGGCAATAATATTAACTCTGTTTTCAGAACAGATGGCTATTTTAACTACGATAAAGTAACTTTCCTGAATGGAAACGGAGGTTTTTTATGGCCTGTAACTTCACCTATACGAATGAGTGCTATTTTTACAACGGGTATCTGGATCGGCACAAAAGCGGGTCCGCAGCGTGAACTAAGGCTTGCGGCATCTACATATAATTCCCATTATTCACCCGGTAATATTCCCGTAATTGGTCAAGTACCGCCGTCATCAGTTTGCACAGATCCTTCCTGGCGGGGATATTATGTACATTTAAATGATCCTGCTCTTTTTAACGGCGGCACGAGATATAAGATGGCAGGAGGGAGACAATATACCTTCAATTATGATTCCTGGGCAAGCTGGCCCGTGCAGAAAGGTGCGCCATATGTTGAAGTAAACGGTATACCCGGTTACCAGCCTGCATGGAATGGGGACAGACCTGGTATCGGTAACGGTATGTCAGCAAGACCTGAAGAAATATTATTTATGGTATTTATGGATTATACTAACTGCACTGATTCCATTCACACAAGCGAAATGAGTTTACCCGGGGGTTCAAAACCATTAGGAGTAGAAATTCAACAAATAGTTTTCAATTTCAATTGTTTCCCATTGCGTGATATGTATTTTGTAAAATACAGAATAATAAATAAAAGTTCATTGGTTTGGGATAGTACCTATATAGGTATTTGCAGTGATACCGATCTGGGCGATGCCGGTGATGATGTAACCGGATGTGATACAACAAGAAATATGGGATTTGTATATAATTATGATAATAATGACCCGATTTACGGAACAAATCCTCCAGCAGTTGGTATTAGGCTGCTGCAAAGTCCTTTGCGTTTTACAGGTTCAAACTCTGATACTGTAAAACTGCCTTATGATACTCTAATAGGTTATAAATCAATTGGTATGAGTTCGCATATGTCATTTAAAAATAACGGGCCTTGCTATTCAGATCCATCTGATGCTGTAACCGCATACAATCTTTTATCCGGTTTTAATGGATGTGGTGAACAATTGATAAATTGGGTAACAGGTCAGCCAACAAAATTCCTATACAGCGGAAATGCCTGTCAGCGCACAGGCTGGTACGATAGTAATTCCCAGGATGTAAAAAATTTTATCGGCTCAGGCCCGTATATTATGAATTCCGGTGATACACAAATTGTAATGACAAGTTTTATGATCACACATGAAGGAGGCAATAATCTGCAGAATGTTTGTGCATTACAGACTCTTTCCGATACTGCTCTGTCAAACTATTACAGGGATTTTTCTAATTGTATTCCCATAGGTATCGAACCAATAAGCAGTGAAATCCCTCAAAAATTTGAGCTGGCACAGAATTATCCAAATCCGTTTAATCCTGTTACAAAATTTCGATTCTCCATTCCCCTCTCAAGAGGTGTGGACGGCATAGCCGGACGGGGTGTGTTGCTTAAAATTTACGATGTACTTGGCAAGGAAATTTCCGTTCTGGTAAACGAGCAGCTCAAGCCCGGCATTTATGAAATTGACTGGAACGCTGAGAACATACCAAGCGGCGTATATTTTTATTCACTCATAACAAATGAATTTACCCAAACAAAAAAAATGGTGGTGGTAAAATAG
- a CDS encoding DUF4340 domain-containing protein has protein sequence MNKTIKILLAVFAVLIALYFLFFRTGEKVSTEKIDAKLFVADSSKIDKIEIVKTGETVVLEKINNQWQLTKPINYPADTTNVYLLLKDLKNFTIESIASENPAKFNSYLDSVNNSLISTYQEGKLLGTFILGKTQSTNNSYIKKPEENRILLASELTSALFTKPSKDYRNKFILSIQPFTVNSVSFKSSDSNKVDFTVAKDSAGKWSIAGDSVSSSVMEGFLNLLANFNTDDFKDTVMTTFPVPTYTVTINGAGQPTVINLYKEAQTDPNAVASYITQVSGNNQLFKLFAALASQLMKKRSDFIPPKPTK, from the coding sequence ATGAATAAAACAATTAAAATATTACTTGCAGTTTTCGCGGTACTTATTGCATTATATTTCCTGTTCTTCAGAACCGGCGAAAAAGTATCAACTGAAAAAATCGATGCGAAGCTGTTTGTAGCAGATTCATCCAAAATTGATAAAATTGAAATTGTAAAAACAGGTGAGACTGTGGTACTGGAAAAAATTAACAACCAGTGGCAGCTGACTAAGCCAATAAACTATCCTGCTGATACTACAAATGTATATTTGCTTTTAAAAGATCTGAAAAATTTTACAATTGAAAGTATTGCCTCGGAAAATCCGGCTAAATTCAACAGCTATCTGGATTCAGTGAATAATTCCCTGATCTCAACATACCAGGAAGGAAAGCTGCTGGGTACTTTTATACTGGGTAAAACACAATCTACAAATAATTCCTATATCAAAAAACCGGAAGAGAACAGGATCTTACTGGCTTCTGAATTAACATCCGCTTTGTTTACAAAGCCATCAAAAGATTACAGGAATAAATTTATCTTGTCAATCCAGCCGTTTACAGTAAACTCAGTCTCATTTAAATCCTCTGATTCAAATAAAGTAGATTTTACGGTTGCAAAGGATTCAGCTGGTAAGTGGAGTATCGCTGGTGATTCAGTATCTTCTTCTGTTATGGAAGGGTTTTTAAATCTGCTGGCAAACTTTAACACTGATGATTTTAAAGATACTGTCATGACAACATTCCCGGTGCCAACTTACACAGTTACTATTAACGGGGCAGGCCAGCCAACAGTGATAAATTTATATAAAGAAGCACAGACTGATCCGAATGCTGTTGCTTCATATATAACTCAGGTAAGCGGAAATAACCAGCTGTTTAAATTATTTGCTGCATTAGCATCACAGCTGATGAAAAAACGATCAGATTTTATTCCGCCTAAACCAACCAAGTAA
- a CDS encoding Gldg family protein: MAEELENKDELKEEEVTEESSEEIEQDERLTGRKKKTESKRRQAILSVLLVAGILVVLNVIAVQVFFRWDLTPNKIYTLSDASKSIVSKLDDKLVVKAYFTDNLPAPYNNNRRYLQELLDDYRNAANGKITYEIISPSDQDELEKEAQKYGIQPVQVQTVKNDRAEALKAYMGVVLLYGGKQEAIPFIGSTDNLEYEITGVINRLTQPELKKIGILSGDGMPGVEKISKVNQYLSKFYNVTNVDASKNNPIPADIKTLVVFSPKAPQQQQMMGQQQAPPPVIPENIKFAIDQYIMNGGKVMFMMSRVNVASQQQFQIAQVVQTGLEDMLDNYGVKLNNTIITDKECAFVQVPVQQGPIQMYTQIPFPYYPKIVNINRDIPSFANIGQVFLGFTSDIDINAAGSKGIKALPLLTTSPKTGVSNEFAIVQASGQMLPDTMFKAKDLNVGAIYEGVFKSFYNGKPIPADTAAGSNAPQTSVKPESPASKIIVLGNGDFPQDDFRGPDESLLFFANMIDYMSDDAGLSAIRMKDSNPKPLDSIEDSTKTIVKYGMLAGPPVLVLLYGLFKWRRKKAAKN; the protein is encoded by the coding sequence ATGGCTGAAGAATTAGAAAATAAAGACGAATTAAAAGAAGAGGAAGTTACCGAAGAATCATCCGAAGAGATTGAACAGGATGAACGGTTAACCGGCAGAAAAAAGAAGACCGAATCAAAACGCCGCCAGGCAATATTAAGCGTTTTACTGGTAGCAGGTATTCTTGTAGTGCTGAATGTAATAGCAGTACAGGTATTTTTCCGCTGGGATCTGACTCCGAATAAAATTTATACGCTTTCTGATGCAAGTAAATCAATTGTATCTAAGCTTGATGATAAGCTTGTTGTAAAAGCTTACTTCACGGATAATTTACCTGCTCCGTATAACAATAACCGCAGGTACCTGCAGGAATTGCTGGATGATTACCGCAATGCCGCCAACGGAAAAATTACATACGAGATCATCAGTCCAAGTGACCAGGATGAGCTGGAAAAAGAAGCTCAGAAATACGGTATTCAGCCGGTACAGGTGCAGACCGTGAAAAATGACAGGGCAGAAGCGCTAAAAGCTTATATGGGTGTTGTTTTACTATATGGCGGAAAGCAGGAAGCTATTCCCTTCATTGGCAGCACAGATAACCTTGAGTATGAAATAACAGGCGTTATTAACAGGCTGACACAACCTGAGCTTAAAAAGATCGGTATTCTATCAGGTGATGGTATGCCAGGTGTAGAAAAGATAAGCAAGGTTAATCAATATTTATCCAAATTCTATAATGTTACAAATGTAGATGCTTCCAAAAATAATCCTATACCTGCTGATATAAAGACATTGGTAGTGTTTTCACCGAAAGCTCCTCAGCAGCAGCAAATGATGGGTCAGCAGCAGGCTCCTCCTCCGGTCATTCCTGAAAATATCAAGTTTGCTATAGATCAGTATATTATGAATGGCGGCAAAGTAATGTTCATGATGAGCCGTGTTAATGTTGCATCACAACAGCAGTTCCAGATCGCTCAAGTTGTTCAGACCGGTCTTGAAGATATGCTTGATAATTATGGCGTAAAACTGAACAATACAATTATCACTGATAAAGAATGCGCATTTGTCCAGGTTCCTGTTCAGCAGGGCCCAATTCAGATGTATACACAAATACCATTCCCGTATTATCCGAAAATCGTGAACATAAACCGTGATATTCCTTCTTTCGCAAATATAGGTCAGGTATTTTTAGGATTTACAAGTGATATTGATATTAATGCAGCTGGAAGTAAAGGTATAAAAGCTCTTCCACTGTTAACTACATCTCCAAAAACCGGTGTTTCAAATGAATTTGCTATTGTTCAGGCTTCAGGGCAAATGCTGCCTGATACAATGTTCAAAGCAAAAGATCTGAATGTTGGAGCAATATATGAAGGTGTATTTAAAAGCTTTTATAACGGAAAGCCGATCCCGGCAGATACTGCTGCAGGTTCAAATGCGCCTCAAACGAGTGTAAAACCCGAAAGCCCGGCATCAAAAATTATAGTTCTTGGCAACGGCGATTTTCCCCAGGATGATTTCCGCGGACCTGATGAAAGCCTTCTTTTCTTTGCAAATATGATAGACTATATGAGTGATGATGCAGGACTTTCTGCTATCAGAATGAAAGATTCAAATCCCAAACCGCTTGATTCCATTGAAGACAGTACGAAAACCATTGTAAAATACGGAATGCTTGCCGGACCGCCGGTACTTGTTCTGTTATACGGTTTGTTTAAATGGAGAAGAAAAAAAGCAGCTAAAAACTGA
- a CDS encoding ABC transporter permease subunit, giving the protein MNTQNIKTIFTKELKSYFNSPVAYIVMIVFMAISGFLFTMSFFQINIASMREFFGSFFIQLVLFVVFIPAITMRSFSEEKKQGTLELLLTKPVTDIELILGKYLSALTLIVITLSPTVLYFIIIKMIGPIPFWPFLTSLLGYILMSAFFIGIGVFVSSLTENQIIAFIVSVLICLFFFLFGKLLIVFPTSVVSFFEYLTTDYHLSNISRGVIDSRVLIYYFSMIFFTIFLTKVSLESRKW; this is encoded by the coding sequence ATGAATACACAGAATATAAAAACAATTTTTACAAAAGAGCTTAAATCATACTTTAATTCCCCGGTAGCTTATATTGTTATGATAGTGTTTATGGCAATATCCGGATTCCTGTTCACAATGAGCTTCTTCCAGATAAATATAGCTTCAATGAGGGAATTTTTCGGCAGCTTCTTTATCCAGCTTGTGCTCTTTGTTGTGTTTATTCCGGCTATCACAATGCGCAGCTTTTCTGAAGAAAAGAAACAGGGAACCCTTGAGCTGCTGCTTACCAAGCCAGTCACTGATATTGAGCTTATTCTCGGCAAATATCTCTCAGCGCTCACACTGATAGTTATAACGCTTTCACCTACAGTTTTATATTTCATTATCATTAAAATGATCGGACCCATTCCTTTCTGGCCGTTCTTAACAAGCCTGTTAGGCTACATATTGATGAGCGCGTTCTTTATCGGTATAGGTGTATTTGTTTCATCACTCACCGAAAACCAGATCATTGCATTTATTGTAAGCGTGCTTATCTGTTTATTCTTTTTCCTTTTCGGAAAGCTGCTTATAGTTTTCCCGACATCAGTAGTTTCCTTTTTTGAATATTTAACTACCGACTATCATTTAAGCAATATATCCAGGGGAGTTATCGATTCACGAGTGCTTATTTATTACTTCTCTATGATATTTTTCACGATCTTCTTAACAAAGGTTTCACTTGAAAGCAGAAAGTGGTAA
- a CDS encoding ATP-binding cassette domain-containing protein, whose translation MSIKVNNLTKYYGDYLAVDDISFEAKKGEILGFLGPNGAGKSTTMKIITTYLPPTSGTVVVDGFDVEDKSLEVRKKLGYLPELNPLYYDMNPVDYLDFVAKLDGIPAADIKKRREEMIKVCGLDSVRHKDIGTLSKGFKQRVGLAQAMINNPDVLILDEPTSGLDPNQIIEIRNLIKKLGREKTVVLSTHILSEVTATCNRVIIINKGKIVADGTPEELQAKSKGQSVVTLEVKNNCDKSALSGALKEIRNVNKVEFVKDTGDSFVFNIFGDKGADLREVISNKVMQQKATVLSMQTKQSSLEDIFRELTK comes from the coding sequence ATGTCAATAAAAGTAAACAATTTAACGAAATACTATGGTGACTATCTTGCCGTTGATGATATTTCGTTCGAAGCAAAAAAAGGAGAGATCCTTGGATTTTTAGGGCCAAACGGCGCCGGAAAATCCACTACCATGAAGATAATTACAACTTATCTTCCGCCAACATCAGGCACAGTAGTAGTTGATGGTTTTGATGTTGAAGATAAATCTCTTGAAGTAAGGAAAAAGCTTGGCTATCTGCCTGAGCTCAATCCGCTATACTATGATATGAACCCGGTTGATTACCTGGATTTTGTTGCGAAGCTCGATGGTATTCCCGCAGCTGATATCAAAAAAAGACGCGAAGAGATGATTAAGGTTTGCGGACTTGATTCAGTAAGACATAAAGATATCGGAACTTTATCCAAAGGGTTCAAGCAGCGTGTAGGGCTTGCCCAGGCTATGATCAATAATCCTGATGTCCTGATACTTGATGAGCCGACTTCAGGGCTTGATCCGAACCAGATCATCGAGATAAGGAACCTGATAAAAAAGCTTGGCAGGGAAAAAACTGTAGTTCTTTCAACCCACATCCTTTCAGAAGTAACAGCAACATGTAACAGGGTAATTATCATTAATAAGGGAAAGATCGTTGCTGACGGTACACCTGAAGAGCTGCAGGCAAAATCAAAAGGTCAAAGCGTAGTAACTCTTGAAGTTAAGAACAACTGTGATAAATCTGCACTTAGCGGCGCTTTAAAAGAGATCAGGAATGTTAACAAAGTTGAATTCGTAAAAGATACCGGCGATTCATTTGTTTTCAATATTTTTGGTGATAAAGGCGCTGATCTCAGGGAAGTAATTTCAAACAAAGTAATGCAGCAAAAGGCAACGGTGCTTTCAATGCAGACAAAACAATCATCATTAGAAGATATATTCAGGGAGTTAACAAAGTAA
- a CDS encoding T9SS type A sorting domain-containing protein translates to MKKIVYTFLFLSISTLNIYAQQGWFWQNPLPQGNYLSGIIFTENNTSYLIGANGTLIKSTNNGISYFLMENNITENFESFHFVNQNTGFIGTDNGIIYKTTNGGNNFNGTYLGFPDKIISIKFSGNQNGFALMKFESFKTRIFKTSDSGSNWSLCFDVPDSIIIFSISIASINDIYAAGENINDRSRLFRSTNAGSNWELVQTSATGSLVGVHFINQQTGFISQLRFGRKLYRTTNGGINWDSVGNFAPNNFQFLDNLTGFSFGNGYSNSDVYRTSNAGSNWISTGYVTSGTQNLYFKSILNWSQIWTSVISTTSNAGTNWNEISSGFTDYLDDIVFVNPSTGFIASSGGKIYRTTNSGNNWIGFTADNNGINCVDFINENTGFAGANWSHIAKTTNSGINWQVFVIDSLLGSAVHGISFPSIDTGYAVSKNGHNLKTVNGGLTWQVNKLPLTLYFEDVQFLNNNTGYCAGREDRGVIRKTVNGGLNWITYYFDSVFYFTDLHFVNTELGFAVGNKVYNIGFIVRTTNGGITWDYTYLPGTYLLSSVYFVNENVGYAGAEGVSYKTTNGGNDWFRIRTKSPDLHGIYFINENTGYAVGSNGTIIKTTNGGGEPIGIEPISNTLPNEFRLYQNYPNPFNPVTKIKFTIPFSSKSDDVNIQIYDVTGREVRQYPLGNLKAGIYSIDFDGTGFASGVYFCRLISGKFKFTNKMVLIK, encoded by the coding sequence ATGAAAAAAATAGTTTACACCTTTCTCTTTTTATCTATCTCCACATTAAATATATATGCCCAGCAGGGCTGGTTCTGGCAAAATCCGCTGCCGCAGGGGAATTATCTTTCAGGTATAATATTTACTGAAAATAATACAAGTTATTTGATTGGTGCAAACGGAACATTAATTAAATCTACAAACAATGGAATCAGTTATTTCTTAATGGAAAATAATATAACTGAAAATTTTGAATCATTTCATTTTGTGAATCAAAATACAGGGTTCATAGGTACCGATAATGGAATTATCTATAAAACAACCAATGGTGGTAACAATTTTAATGGTACTTATCTCGGTTTTCCCGACAAGATAATTTCAATTAAATTTAGCGGTAATCAAAATGGTTTTGCATTGATGAAATTTGAATCATTTAAAACAAGGATATTTAAAACATCTGATTCAGGGAGTAATTGGTCATTATGTTTTGATGTACCGGATTCAATAATTATATTTAGTATTTCAATAGCTTCAATTAATGATATTTATGCGGCAGGCGAGAACATTAATGACAGATCAAGATTATTCAGATCAACAAATGCAGGTAGCAATTGGGAACTTGTTCAGACATCTGCTACTGGCAGTTTAGTGGGCGTTCATTTTATAAATCAACAAACAGGCTTCATAAGTCAGTTAAGGTTTGGGCGTAAATTATACCGAACAACAAATGGAGGTATTAACTGGGACTCTGTAGGTAACTTTGCTCCAAATAATTTTCAGTTTTTAGATAACCTGACAGGATTTTCTTTTGGTAACGGCTACTCAAACAGTGATGTTTATAGAACAAGTAACGCAGGTTCAAACTGGATCTCAACAGGATATGTGACTTCAGGTACTCAAAATTTATATTTCAAAAGTATCTTAAATTGGTCCCAAATTTGGACTAGTGTAATTTCTACAACGAGTAATGCAGGTACAAACTGGAATGAAATTAGCAGCGGTTTTACCGATTACCTTGATGATATCGTTTTCGTAAATCCGAGTACCGGTTTTATTGCTTCAAGCGGAGGAAAGATTTATAGAACTACTAATTCAGGAAACAACTGGATAGGATTTACTGCTGATAATAATGGAATTAACTGTGTTGATTTTATAAATGAAAATACAGGGTTTGCAGGCGCGAATTGGTCGCATATAGCAAAAACAACTAATAGCGGCATTAACTGGCAGGTTTTTGTTATTGATTCACTCTTAGGGTCGGCAGTTCATGGAATATCATTCCCGTCAATTGATACAGGTTACGCAGTATCCAAAAACGGGCATAATTTAAAAACTGTTAACGGCGGATTAACCTGGCAAGTTAACAAACTTCCACTCACCTTATATTTTGAAGATGTTCAGTTTCTGAATAATAATACAGGATATTGCGCAGGTCGTGAAGACAGGGGCGTAATAAGGAAAACTGTTAATGGAGGTTTAAACTGGATTACATATTATTTTGATTCGGTTTTTTATTTTACCGATCTTCATTTTGTTAATACTGAACTGGGCTTTGCAGTTGGCAACAAAGTCTATAATATAGGATTCATAGTAAGAACTACCAATGGAGGTATAACCTGGGATTATACATACCTGCCGGGTACTTATCTGCTTTCCAGTGTTTATTTTGTAAATGAAAATGTTGGCTACGCCGGTGCAGAGGGGGTTTCTTATAAAACCACAAATGGAGGAAATGACTGGTTCAGAATCAGAACTAAATCTCCTGATCTGCATGGTATTTACTTCATAAATGAAAATACCGGGTATGCCGTAGGTTCAAACGGAACAATCATCAAAACCACAAATGGCGGCGGTGAGCCAATCGGTATTGAACCGATTAGCAATACTCTACCTAATGAATTCAGATTATACCAAAATTATCCAAACCCATTCAATCCGGTTACTAAGATAAAATTTACAATTCCTTTTAGTTCTAAGTCAGATGACGTGAATATTCAAATCTACGATGTTACAGGAAGGGAAGTCAGACAATATCCGTTGGGTAATCTGAAAGCCGGTATATATAGTATAGATTTTGACGGAACAGGTTTTGCGAGCGGTGTATATTTTTGCCGGCTTATATCAGGTAAATTTAAGTTTACAAATAAGATGGTTCTTATAAAATAA